Proteins encoded by one window of Desulfonatronovibrio magnus:
- a CDS encoding type II toxin-antitoxin system VapC family toxin, with product MGYLIDTNVLSEIRKGERANAGVRKWFAEANDEDLFVSVLVFGEIRRGIEGIRRRDPVSAAYLDQWFATVQERSTGRVLVVTPGIADRWGRLNIPDPLPVIDSLLAATALEHELILVTRNSKDVKRTGVSLLNPFSP from the coding sequence TCCGAAAAGGTGAACGCGCTAATGCCGGTGTGCGAAAGTGGTTTGCTGAGGCAAATGATGAGGATTTATTCGTTTCGGTCCTGGTATTTGGAGAGATTAGGCGTGGCATTGAGGGAATACGTCGTCGTGACCCTGTTTCCGCGGCGTATCTTGATCAGTGGTTTGCCACTGTGCAAGAGCGGTCCACTGGACGTGTCTTGGTCGTTACCCCTGGTATCGCCGACCGTTGGGGGAGACTGAACATTCCTGACCCACTGCCGGTCATTGACAGCCTACTTGCCGCAACTGCACTCGAACACGAACTTATTCTCGTCACTCGCAATAGCAAGGATGTTAAGCGGACGGGCGTTTCGCTGCTCAACCCCTTTTCGCCATGA